Proteins encoded in a region of the Falco rusticolus isolate bFalRus1 chromosome 10, bFalRus1.pri, whole genome shotgun sequence genome:
- the NPBWR2 gene encoding neuropeptides B/W receptor type 2 produces MGNSSLWDDPNSTCSNAGNSCYLGSSLRFNLTFQEQAADFYVVLPVIYSVICAVGLTGNTAVIYVILKAPKMKTVTNMFILNLAIADDLFTLVLPINIAEHLLHYWPFGEVLCKVILSIDHYNIFSSIYFLTVMSIDRYLVVLATVRSKRMPHRTYRAARIVSLCIWILVTIIVLPFIIFANVYIDDLEIKSCGLNFPKPERFWFKASRIYTLILGFAIPVSTICILYTMMLYKLRSMHLNSNAKALDKAKKKVTIMVFIVLAVCLFCWTPFHLATIVALTTDLPQTSMVIGISYFITSLSYANSCLNPFLYAFLDDSFRKSFRKMLECRTS; encoded by the coding sequence ATGGGAAACAGCTCTCTTTGGGATGATCCGAACAGCACCTGCAGCAACGCAGGCAACAGCTGCTACCTGGGCAGCAGCCTGAGGTTCAACTTAACCTTCCAAGAGCAGGCAGCCGATTTCTACGTTGTCCTCCCCGTGATTTACTCCGTGATCTGTGCTGTTGGGCTCACAGGCAACACTGCTGTCATCTATGTGATCCTCAAGGCCCCCAAGATGAAGACTGTAACAAATATGTTCATTCTAAACCTTGCTATAGCTGATGACTTGTTCACACTTGTCTTGCCCATTAATATTGCTGAACACCTCCTCCACTACTGGCCCTTTGGAGAAGTCCTCTGCAAGGTCATCTTGTCCATAGACCACTACAACATCTTCTCCAGCATTTATTTCCTAACAGTGATGAGCATAGACAGGTATCTGGTAGTACTGGCTACGGTCAGGTCCAAGAGGATGCCACATCGTACCTACCGAGCAGCCAGGATCGTCAGTTTGTGCATCTGGATCCTAGTCACCATCATAGTCCTCCCTTTCATCATCTTTGCCAATGTCTACATAGATGATCTGGAGATCAAGAGTTGTGGTCTCAATTTCCCCAAGCCTGAAAGGTTTTGGTTCAAAGCCAGCAGGATCTATACCCTCATCCTTGGCTTTGCCATTCCAGTATCCACCATCTGTATCCTCTACACCATGATGCTCTACAAGCTGAGGAGCATGCACTTGAATTCTAATGCTAAAGCCCTGGACAAAGCCAAGAAGAAAGTCACTATTATGGTCTTCATAGTCCTAGCTGTGTGTCTTTTCTGTTGGACCCCCTTCCACTTGGCCACCATCGTGGCTTTGACCACTGACTTGCCCCAGACCTCCATGGTCATTGGTATATCCTACTTCATCACCAGCCTAAGCTATGCCAATTCATGCCTGAATCCTTTCTTGTATGCCTTCCTGGATGACAGCTTTCGGAAAAGTTTCCGGAAGATGCTGGAATGCAGAACTTCTTGA